In the genome of Bordetella avium, the window AACCACCTGCCTCTGGCCGGCAAGCGCGGCCTTGTCACGGGCATCGCCAACGAGCACTCCATCGCCTGGGGATGCGCCAAGGCCTTCCGCGCCATGGGCGCGGAGCTAGCGCTCACCTATCTCAACGACAAAGCGCATGTGCATGTCGAGCCGCTGGCGCGGCAGATCGAGGCGTCCTTGCTCATGCCGCTGGATCTGATGCGCGCAGGCGAACTCGAATCGGTGTTCGAGCGCGTCACACAGACCTGGGGCAGCCTGGATTTCGTGCTGCACTCGATTGCCTACGCGCCACGCGACGATCTGCAAGGACGTGTTGTCGATTGCTCCCGCGAGGGTTTTCTAACGGCCATGGATGTGTCCTGCTGGTCATTCATCCGTATGGCGCACCTGGCCGAGCCGCTGATGCCACAGGGCGGCACCCTGTTCTGCATGAGTTATTACGGCTCGCAGATGGTGGTCGAAAACTACAACATGATGGGGCCGGTGAAGGCCGCGCTGGAATCCGCCACCCGCTATCTGGCCGCCGAGCTGGGCCCGCAAGGCATACGGGTGCACGCCATTTCACCCGGCCCGCTCAAGACCCGCGCCGCC includes:
- the fabI gene encoding enoyl-ACP reductase FabI; the protein is MNHLPLAGKRGLVTGIANEHSIAWGCAKAFRAMGAELALTYLNDKAHVHVEPLARQIEASLLMPLDLMRAGELESVFERVTQTWGSLDFVLHSIAYAPRDDLQGRVVDCSREGFLTAMDVSCWSFIRMAHLAEPLMPQGGTLFCMSYYGSQMVVENYNMMGPVKAALESATRYLAAELGPQGIRVHAISPGPLKTRAASGIAGFDDLLYKAQEKAPIRSLVDIDDVGEATAWLATDAARRMTGQTLYIDGGYHIVD